One segment of Haloplanus natans DSM 17983 DNA contains the following:
- a CDS encoding ABC transporter substrate-binding protein has product MNRDHVDTQQAAFDAYHGDPGDLPTMRARFEHNGSPRYLLYAIKCFGFDHDHGVHLDVRLVTDELESGMETIRHRLDGGGTDLVDTDYISVARERAEGADIVAVHPYGRTVGGLVAPEDSDIDGLSDLPGTRIGVTRRLDKNWILTRAACREYHDFDPAETVTLVEADSRDGLTRMIREGDVDAGFQFWPLVPELTRTGPYVEVFPVSALVQRLAGTDDELPIATFLTGESYLDAHPEAVRGFRAAARDGADRLLTDDDLWVEIGERLMRTDDPTVVRAVRDGWREMVVRDWDEARVDGMYRLFDHLQSVAGTEALGVDEIPDGTLRPDA; this is encoded by the coding sequence ATGAACCGGGACCACGTCGACACACAGCAGGCCGCGTTCGACGCGTACCACGGCGACCCGGGTGACCTGCCGACCATGCGCGCCCGGTTCGAACACAACGGGAGCCCCCGGTATCTCCTCTACGCCATCAAGTGCTTCGGCTTCGACCACGACCACGGCGTCCACCTCGACGTGCGCCTCGTCACCGACGAACTCGAAAGTGGCATGGAGACGATTCGCCACCGACTCGACGGGGGCGGGACCGACCTCGTCGACACCGACTACATCTCCGTCGCCCGCGAGCGTGCCGAGGGGGCGGACATCGTCGCCGTCCACCCGTACGGCCGGACCGTGGGCGGCCTCGTCGCCCCCGAGGATTCGGACATCGACGGCCTATCGGACCTCCCGGGCACGCGTATCGGCGTCACCCGCCGTCTCGACAAGAACTGGATTCTGACGCGGGCGGCCTGCCGGGAGTATCACGATTTCGACCCGGCGGAGACGGTCACACTCGTCGAGGCCGACTCGCGTGACGGTCTCACGCGCATGATTCGCGAGGGCGACGTCGACGCCGGCTTCCAGTTCTGGCCGCTCGTACCCGAACTCACCCGCACCGGGCCCTACGTCGAGGTGTTCCCCGTCTCCGCGCTGGTCCAGCGACTCGCCGGCACCGACGACGAACTCCCCATCGCCACCTTCCTCACCGGCGAGTCGTATCTCGACGCCCACCCCGAGGCAGTGCGTGGCTTCCGAGCGGCCGCCCGGGACGGGGCCGACCGCCTCCTGACCGACGACGACCTCTGGGTGGAGATCGGCGAGCGCCTGATGCGAACCGACGACCCGACGGTGGTGCGCGCGGTGCGTGACGGCTGGCGGGAGATGGTCGTCCGCGACTGGGACGAGGCGCGCGTCGACGGGATGTATCGCCTCTTCGACCACCTGCAGTCCGTCGCCGGTACCGAGGCGCTCGGCGTCGACGAGATTCCGGACGGGACGCTCCGACCGGACGCGTGA
- a CDS encoding ABC transporter substrate-binding protein translates to MSASKAITVFHLPFSFMLPQRIAAERGYFADEGLDVDLVERDRTCVTNKYIPAEETLTGDNDVDLYPICKWESLKRTWEFDDGRIVAKGTFADQPYAVFVRPDSGIEGPADLANVPVGVNRRTGQEYTAIRALEEHMDEDEVVIEGHGMPTDRLRALRDGDVDAVTLLDPHITLAEHLGFEKVLEFENHMGVVGAEALEGETLDAFMRAYRRAVEEINADPDAYRDQYLDMLWKDEEVAPDLFDDVDVDAVRDSIEVPEYEVPELADREDLDYHLDWMKRRQLIDDDADIDAIVSPLR, encoded by the coding sequence ATGTCAGCATCCAAGGCGATCACGGTGTTTCACCTGCCGTTCTCGTTCATGCTCCCGCAGCGCATCGCGGCGGAACGTGGTTACTTCGCCGACGAGGGGCTCGATGTCGACCTGGTCGAGCGCGACCGGACCTGTGTGACGAACAAGTACATCCCGGCCGAGGAGACGCTCACCGGCGACAACGACGTGGACCTCTACCCCATCTGCAAGTGGGAGAGCCTGAAGCGGACGTGGGAGTTCGACGACGGCCGCATCGTCGCCAAGGGGACGTTCGCGGACCAGCCGTACGCGGTGTTCGTGCGCCCCGACTCGGGCATCGAGGGGCCGGCCGACCTGGCGAACGTCCCCGTCGGCGTCAACCGACGCACCGGACAGGAGTACACGGCGATTCGCGCCCTCGAGGAGCACATGGACGAAGACGAGGTGGTCATCGAGGGCCACGGGATGCCGACCGACCGACTTCGCGCCCTCCGCGACGGCGACGTGGACGCCGTCACGCTCCTCGACCCCCACATCACGCTCGCCGAACACCTCGGCTTCGAGAAGGTGTTGGAGTTCGAGAACCACATGGGCGTCGTCGGCGCGGAGGCGCTGGAAGGCGAGACGCTCGACGCGTTCATGCGTGCGTACCGCCGCGCAGTCGAGGAAATCAACGCCGACCCCGACGCCTACCGCGACCAGTATCTCGACATGCTCTGGAAGGACGAGGAAGTCGCCCCGGACCTCTTCGACGACGTGGACGTCGACGCCGTCCGCGACTCCATCGAGGTGCCCGAGTACGAGGTGCCCGAACTCGCGGACCGCGAGGACCTCGACTACCACCTCGACTGGATGAAACGGCGGCAGTTGATCGACGACGACGCCGACATCGACGCCATCGTGTCGCCGCTGCGGTGA
- a CDS encoding cupin domain-containing protein: MRRINDERADGKEVADGVYLADLAAGEQASMKHWRVEPGATLPVHRHDNEQIGYMIRGTLTAITEDEEITLRPGDSYLFTANELHGAENRGDEPAVGIGVLSPPRSDPDWKQS, from the coding sequence ATGAGGCGGATCAACGACGAACGAGCGGACGGCAAGGAGGTCGCAGACGGCGTGTATCTCGCTGACCTCGCGGCCGGCGAGCAAGCGTCGATGAAACACTGGCGAGTCGAACCGGGAGCCACACTCCCCGTCCACCGGCACGACAACGAACAGATCGGATACATGATTCGGGGGACTCTGACGGCGATCACCGAAGACGAGGAGATCACGCTCCGACCGGGCGACTCGTATCTGTTCACCGCGAACGAACTCCACGGCGCGGAGAACCGCGGCGACGAACCCGCGGTCGGCATCGGCGTCCTCTCGCCGCCTCGTTCGGACCCGGACTGGAAACAGTCGTAG
- a CDS encoding aldehyde ferredoxin oxidoreductase N-terminal domain-containing protein, whose protein sequence is MARRGRSGRRGTFVGGRGLGTRLAYERISFDADPLGSTKRLIFAAGNFVGTDHSAVEITGASDDRLAVHVRDGGVDLERGFNDRRGRDRGDDDALPYALDGLAAALDAYYDRRGWNEDGTVPVTRCDRLAGSG, encoded by the coding sequence GTGGCACGCCGAGGACGCTCGGGACGCCGCGGGACGTTCGTCGGCGGTCGGGGACTCGGCACCCGACTGGCCTACGAGCGCATTTCCTTCGACGCCGACCCGCTCGGGTCGACGAAGCGACTGATTTTCGCCGCGGGCAACTTCGTCGGCACGGACCACTCGGCGGTCGAGATTACGGGCGCGAGCGACGACCGCCTCGCCGTCCACGTTCGGGACGGCGGCGTCGACTTGGAGCGTGGCTTCAACGACCGTCGGGGTCGTGACCGCGGTGACGACGACGCGCTCCCGTACGCGCTCGACGGGCTCGCGGCGGCGCTCGACGCGTACTACGACCGGCGCGGCTGGAACGAGGACGGAACGGTGCCGGTCACGCGATGTGACCGGCTCGCCGGGTCCGGGTGA
- a CDS encoding VOC family protein codes for MDAVDHINIDVDDLDAAYEFYRDVLGLDLLRPPEDFQGAHVMFETDAGTVVTLMETGRAEKWDDEGLAHPLDKAHVAFETDRDTYQSLMDRLEGQFPKQGPYDWGTFEGFYFLDPSGNLLEIITYDPAPADRPRSLMDHDDVE; via the coding sequence ATGGACGCCGTCGACCACATCAACATCGACGTGGACGACCTAGACGCCGCGTACGAGTTCTACCGGGACGTACTCGGCCTCGACCTGTTGCGCCCACCGGAGGATTTCCAGGGCGCTCACGTCATGTTCGAAACCGACGCCGGGACGGTCGTGACGCTCATGGAGACGGGGCGAGCCGAGAAGTGGGACGACGAGGGGCTGGCACATCCCCTCGATAAGGCCCACGTCGCCTTCGAAACCGACCGCGACACCTACCAGTCGCTGATGGACCGTCTGGAGGGTCAGTTCCCGAAACAGGGCCCCTACGACTGGGGGACGTTCGAGGGCTTTTATTTCCTCGATCCCTCGGGGAACTTGCTCGAAATCATCACCTACGACCCCGCGCCCGCGGATCGACCACGGTCGCTCATGGATCACGACGACGTGGAGTGA
- a CDS encoding bacteriorhodopsin: protein MDPVTIAYALAAAAFLVGTGVAAILYVSLEGSDHQGPLAGLMIIPGFAGLSYVAMALGIGTVEFGGTTLVGFRYVDWIVTTPLLVGYIGYVAGASRRAIAGIMLADALMIAAGAGAVATGGLLKWSLFGVSVLAHLSLFGFLYVVFPRRAPDAPMQRGLFSLLKNHIALLWIAYPFVWLMGPAGLGFAGFVGVSLTYAFLDVLAKVPYVYFFYARRRVFTDVVTTDMGNAPAPAD from the coding sequence ATGGACCCCGTCACGATCGCGTACGCCCTGGCTGCCGCCGCCTTCCTCGTCGGCACCGGTGTAGCCGCGATACTGTACGTCTCCCTCGAGGGCTCGGATCATCAGGGCCCGCTCGCCGGACTCATGATCATTCCCGGCTTCGCCGGCCTCTCGTACGTCGCGATGGCGCTCGGTATCGGTACCGTCGAGTTCGGTGGGACGACGCTCGTCGGCTTCCGGTACGTCGACTGGATCGTGACGACGCCGCTGCTCGTCGGATACATCGGCTACGTCGCCGGTGCCTCGCGTCGAGCGATCGCCGGGATCATGCTGGCGGACGCGTTGATGATCGCCGCCGGCGCCGGTGCGGTAGCCACCGGCGGGTTGCTCAAGTGGTCGCTTTTCGGCGTCTCGGTGCTTGCGCATCTCTCCCTGTTCGGGTTCTTGTACGTCGTGTTCCCGCGGAGGGCCCCCGACGCGCCGATGCAGCGCGGCCTGTTCAGCCTGCTCAAAAACCACATCGCACTCCTCTGGATCGCCTACCCGTTCGTCTGGCTGATGGGGCCCGCGGGCCTCGGGTTCGCCGGCTTCGTCGGCGTCAGCCTCACGTACGCCTTCCTCGACGTGTTGGCGAAGGTGCCGTACGTCTACTTCTTCTACGCCCGGCGTCGTGTCTTCACCGACGTGGTGACGACCGACATGGGGAACGCCCCCGCCCCGGCCGACTGA
- a CDS encoding methyl-accepting chemotaxis protein, translated as MFVGAIRRRYGAKLGLGYIATGAFIVAVGTVTNDVAATVVASIAGLLTLGSINAAETIASVTEISAQTARVADGDLEREVASSRTDEFGQLAGSIDQMRQSLRQRLAEMEETRSELDDAKAEAERAEAEAREAEREARDMAQDYRRIAEQYGETMERAATGDLTQRLDTDTDYDALETIGLSFNRMMDDLQETVETVADVADRIDTDAEEMTDMSRTVERQVTETVETASTIRTQSSEQREELESVAGDVDTISASAEEIAATVSDLSERADEVATASDDARTSSRTAIEEMSRIEEEAEQAVERVETLQSRMDEITEIVDIISDIAEQTNMLALNASIEAARAGDGAGGGAVTGNGFDVVADEVKSLAEQTGARASEIADMIEELSEQTEEVTVSIRSTQERVRAGTDTVESTLGDIETIADSIDDVSASLEEIRQTTTDQADTVQSTAASVEALTDLSRDTAETAAETATRIEDQEEVVSSISASLRTFRETVVTQLQADIDAFTVDAGTAATPRPTAAATDGGDR; from the coding sequence ATGTTCGTCGGAGCAATCAGGCGCCGATACGGTGCGAAGTTGGGGCTCGGCTATATCGCCACCGGGGCGTTCATCGTCGCGGTCGGCACGGTTACGAACGACGTGGCGGCGACGGTCGTCGCGTCCATCGCGGGGTTGTTGACCCTCGGATCGATCAACGCGGCGGAGACGATCGCGAGCGTAACTGAGATCTCCGCACAGACCGCCCGCGTCGCTGACGGCGATCTGGAACGGGAGGTCGCCTCCTCCCGAACGGACGAGTTCGGCCAACTCGCCGGCTCCATCGACCAGATGCGGCAGTCACTCCGGCAGCGCTTGGCGGAGATGGAGGAGACTCGATCCGAACTCGACGACGCCAAGGCGGAAGCCGAACGGGCGGAGGCGGAGGCCCGCGAGGCCGAACGCGAGGCGCGCGACATGGCACAGGACTACCGGCGTATCGCCGAGCAGTACGGGGAGACGATGGAGCGGGCGGCCACGGGCGATCTCACACAGCGGCTCGACACCGACACCGACTACGACGCGCTGGAGACGATCGGCCTGTCGTTCAACCGCATGATGGACGACCTGCAGGAGACGGTCGAAACCGTCGCCGACGTAGCCGACCGAATCGACACCGACGCCGAGGAAATGACGGATATGAGCCGGACGGTCGAACGACAGGTCACGGAGACGGTCGAGACCGCGTCCACGATACGGACGCAGTCGTCGGAGCAGCGCGAGGAACTGGAGTCGGTCGCCGGCGATGTCGATACGATCAGCGCGTCCGCGGAGGAGATCGCGGCGACGGTGAGCGACCTGTCGGAGCGGGCCGACGAGGTGGCGACGGCGAGCGACGACGCGCGGACGTCCTCGCGGACGGCCATCGAGGAGATGAGTCGAATCGAGGAGGAGGCCGAGCAAGCCGTCGAGCGGGTCGAGACGCTCCAGAGCCGGATGGACGAGATCACCGAAATCGTCGACATCATCTCCGACATCGCCGAGCAGACGAACATGCTGGCGCTGAACGCCTCCATCGAGGCGGCCCGCGCCGGCGACGGAGCCGGCGGTGGTGCCGTCACCGGCAACGGGTTCGACGTCGTCGCCGACGAGGTGAAGTCCCTCGCCGAGCAGACGGGAGCGCGAGCGAGCGAGATCGCCGACATGATAGAGGAGCTCTCCGAACAGACGGAGGAGGTCACCGTCTCGATCCGATCGACTCAGGAGCGGGTTCGTGCCGGCACCGACACCGTCGAATCGACGCTCGGCGACATCGAGACGATCGCCGATTCGATCGACGACGTCTCCGCGTCGCTCGAGGAGATCCGGCAGACGACGACCGATCAAGCCGATACCGTCCAGAGCACGGCGGCCTCCGTTGAGGCGCTCACCGACCTCAGCCGGGATACGGCCGAGACCGCCGCGGAGACGGCGACCCGTATCGAGGACCAGGAGGAAGTGGTGTCGTCGATTTCGGCGTCGCTCCGGACCTTCCGGGAGACGGTGGTGACACAGCTCCAAGCCGACATCGACGCGTTCACCGTCGATGCCGGTACCGCCGCCACGCCAAGGCCGACCGCCGCCGCGACCGACGGGGGTGACCGCTGA
- a CDS encoding NAD(P)-dependent oxidoreductase, with product MVDETIAFVGLGIMGGPMAKNLLDAGYTVVGHNRSQGPVDDHVAAGGEAAETPKEAAERADVTIMCLPDSDVVSEVMRGEEGVLAGLSEGDVVIDNSTISPIVTEALAEEVRERGARMLDAPISGGEEGAIEASLSIMVGGDEDVLEACRPILDAMGETITYCGDNGAGQVTKACNQIVVAGTMEAVSEALVFAYKADADLEAVVDAISGGAAGCWTLDNRAPSMIQGDFEPGFFADYQYKDLRIATDAGEAYESPMPQTELVHEMYKSMVATGRGKDDNSGVMQVIEDLAGVEARVEDD from the coding sequence ATGGTGGACGAGACAATCGCATTCGTCGGACTCGGGATCATGGGTGGACCGATGGCGAAGAACCTCCTCGACGCGGGCTACACCGTGGTCGGGCACAACCGTTCGCAAGGGCCCGTCGACGACCACGTCGCCGCCGGCGGGGAAGCCGCCGAGACGCCGAAGGAGGCGGCCGAACGCGCCGACGTGACGATCATGTGTCTGCCGGATTCGGACGTGGTAAGCGAGGTCATGCGGGGCGAGGAGGGCGTCCTCGCCGGCCTGAGCGAGGGCGACGTGGTCATCGACAACTCGACTATCTCGCCGATAGTGACCGAAGCGCTCGCCGAAGAGGTACGGGAACGCGGCGCCCGGATGCTCGACGCCCCGATCAGCGGTGGCGAGGAGGGCGCCATCGAGGCGTCGCTGTCGATCATGGTCGGCGGCGACGAGGACGTTCTGGAGGCGTGTCGCCCGATCCTCGACGCGATGGGCGAGACGATCACGTACTGTGGCGACAACGGTGCGGGACAGGTCACGAAGGCGTGTAACCAGATCGTCGTCGCGGGGACGATGGAGGCCGTCAGCGAGGCGTTGGTCTTCGCGTACAAGGCCGACGCGGACCTCGAAGCCGTCGTCGACGCCATCAGCGGCGGCGCGGCCGGCTGCTGGACGCTCGACAACCGCGCGCCCAGCATGATCCAGGGCGACTTCGAACCCGGCTTCTTCGCCGACTACCAGTACAAGGATCTCCGCATCGCCACCGACGCCGGCGAGGCGTACGAATCGCCGATGCCCCAGACGGAACTCGTCCACGAGATGTACAAATCGATGGTCGCGACGGGTCGTGGCAAGGACGACAACTCCGGCGTGATGCAGGTCATCGAGGATCTGGCGGGTGTCGAAGCGCGGGTCGAGGACGACTGA
- a CDS encoding CinA family protein, producing the protein MTDADTAVERRLGRRLRERDETIAVAESLTGGLVGSLLTDVPGSSDYFDRSVVAYSNDAKLDCLGVSRESLDAHGAVSAPVAREMARGVRDDAGTTWGVSTTGIAGPGGGTEDKPVGLVFVGVAYAAPWGTEDSFVRAERRVADGDRSTVKAESARWALRAVEDALD; encoded by the coding sequence ATGACCGACGCCGACACCGCCGTCGAACGCCGCCTCGGCCGTCGTCTGCGCGAGCGCGACGAGACTATCGCCGTCGCCGAATCGCTCACCGGCGGCCTCGTCGGGTCGCTGCTGACTGACGTGCCCGGCTCCAGCGACTACTTCGACCGGAGTGTCGTCGCCTACTCGAACGACGCCAAACTCGACTGCCTCGGCGTCTCCCGGGAGTCACTCGACGCTCACGGCGCCGTCTCCGCCCCCGTCGCCCGCGAGATGGCCCGCGGCGTCCGCGACGACGCCGGGACGACATGGGGCGTCTCCACCACCGGCATCGCCGGGCCGGGGGGCGGAACCGAGGACAAACCGGTCGGCCTCGTCTTCGTCGGCGTCGCCTACGCCGCCCCGTGGGGGACCGAAGACTCCTTCGTCCGCGCCGAACGCCGCGTCGCCGACGGCGACCGCTCGACGGTCAAAGCCGAGAGCGCACGGTGGGCGCTGCGGGCCGTCGAGGATGCACTGGATTAG